A DNA window from Solanum lycopersicum chromosome 3, SLM_r2.1 contains the following coding sequences:
- the LOC101247702 gene encoding serine/arginine-rich splicing factor SR34A (The RefSeq protein has 1 non-frameshifting indel compared to this genomic sequence): MSGRFSRSIYVGNLPADIKELEVEDLFYKYGRILDIELKIPPRPPCYCFVEFESSRDAEDAIRGRDGYNFDGCRLRVELAHGGRGPSSSSDRRGSYGSGGGGGGGRHGISRHSDYRVIIRGLPSSASWQDLKDHMRKAGDVCFAEVSRDSEGTFGLVDYTNYEDMKYAIRKLDDTEFRNPWTRTYIRVREYKGSPSRSRSRSRSRSRSRSRSRSKTPRKSRRSPARSISRSPPPKSRSASPVKSTRSRSLSRSMSRSRSRSRSRSRSKSRSPSRSRSASPQQARSNSG, encoded by the exons ATGAGTGGCCGCTTTTCACGCTCAATCTACGTTGGCAACCTACCAGCAGATATAAAGGAACTGGAAGTTGAAGATCTGTTCTACAAG TATGGTCGTATATTGGACATTGAGTTGAAGATTCCACCTCGCCCTCCTTGCTACTGTTTTGTGGAG TTTGAAAGTTCTCGAGATGCTGAAGATGCCATCAGGGGTAGGGATGGCTACAACTTTGATGGCTGTAGGCTGAGG GTTGAGCTTGCTCATGGAGGAAGAGGGCCATCATCTTCAAGTGATCGCAGAGGCAGTTATGGCAGCGGTGGCGGTGGAGGTGGAGGGCGCCATGGCATTTCTCGGCATTCTGATTACCGAG TTATTATTCGAGGTCTTCCATCTTCTGCTTCTTGGCAAGATTTGAAG GATCATATGCGGAAAGCTGGTGATGTGTGCTTTGCTGAGGTTTCTCGTGACAGTGAAG GAACCTTTGGCTTGGTGGACTACACAAATTATGAAGACATGAAATATGCT aTAAGAAAACTTGATGATACTGAGTTCAGGAATCCTTGGACAAGAACCTACATCCGG GTAAGAGAATACAAGGGCAGCCCTTCAAGAAGTCGTAGCCGCAGCAGAAGCAGGAGCAGGAGCAGGAGCAGGAGCAAGACTCCAAGGAAGAGTAGGAG ATCACCTGCCCGTTCAATTTCAAGATCACCACCGCCAAAGTCTAGATCTGCATCTCCTGTAAAGTCGACCAG GTCCAGGTCATTGTCCAGATCAATGTCAAGGTCGAGATCGAGGTCGAGATCTAGATCTAGATCGAAATCTAGGTCACCGTCAAGGTCCAGATCGGCATCACCACAGCAG GCACGATCAAACAGTGGCTAA
- the LOC101247702 gene encoding serine/arginine-rich splicing factor SR34A isoform X1: MSGRFSRSIYVGNLPADIKELEVEDLFYKYGRILDIELKIPPRPPCYCFVEFESSRDAEDAIRGRDGYNFDGCRLRVELAHGGRGPSSSSDRRGSYGSGGGGGGGRHGISRHSDYRVIIRGLPSSASWQDLKDHMRKAGDVCFAEVSRDSEGTFGLVDYTNYEDMKYAIRKLDDTEFRNPWTRTYIRVREYKGSPSRSRSRSRSRSRSRSRSKTPRKSRRSPARSISRSPPPKSRSASPVKSTRSRSLSRSMSRSRSRSRSRSRSKSRSPSRSRSASPQQARSNSG, translated from the exons ATGAGTGGCCGCTTTTCACGCTCAATCTACGTTGGCAACCTACCAGCAGATATAAAGGAACTGGAAGTTGAAGATCTGTTCTACAAG TATGGTCGTATATTGGACATTGAGTTGAAGATTCCACCTCGCCCTCCTTGCTACTGTTTTGTGGAG TTTGAAAGTTCTCGAGATGCTGAAGATGCCATCAGGGGTAGGGATGGCTACAACTTTGATGGCTGTAGGCTGAGG GTTGAGCTTGCTCATGGAGGAAGAGGGCCATCATCTTCAAGTGATCGCAGAGGCAGTTATGGCAGCGGTGGCGGTGGAGGTGGAGGGCGCCATGGCATTTCTCGGCATTCTGATTACCGAG TTATTATTCGAGGTCTTCCATCTTCTGCTTCTTGGCAAGATTTGAAG GATCATATGCGGAAAGCTGGTGATGTGTGCTTTGCTGAGGTTTCTCGTGACAGTGAAG GAACCTTTGGCTTGGTGGACTACACAAATTATGAAGACATGAAATATGCT aTAAGAAAACTTGATGATACTGAGTTCAGGAATCCTTGGACAAGAACCTACATCCGG GTAAGAGAATACAAGGGCAGCCCTTCAAGAAGTCGTAGCCGCAGCAGAAGCAGGAGCAGGAGCAGGAGCAGGAGCAAGACTCCAAGGAAGAGTAGGAG ATCACCTGCCCGTTCAATTTCAAGATCACCACCGCCAAAGTCTAGATCTGCATCTCCTGTAAAGTCGACCAG GTCCAGGTCATTGTCCAGATCAATGTCAAGGTCGAGATCGAGGTCGAGATCTAGATCTAGATCGAAATCTAGGTCACCGTCAAGGTCCAGATCGGCATCACCACAGCAG GCACGATCAAACAGTGGCTAA